In Sphingomonas psychrotolerans, the following proteins share a genomic window:
- a CDS encoding DUF3052 family protein: MNAGYSETSLADKLGLKRGMRCWFHNMPGSVRTTIDPEGAEIEEQTTASDGLQCAHLFVTERARLERELAALRPVMAQNGFIWISWPKKAAKVETDITEDVVRAVALPTGLVDTKVCAVDDTWSALKLVIRKEKRDPPENS; this comes from the coding sequence ATGAATGCTGGCTATTCCGAAACGTCGCTCGCCGACAAGCTCGGGCTCAAGCGCGGCATGCGTTGCTGGTTCCACAACATGCCGGGGAGCGTGCGCACGACGATCGACCCCGAAGGCGCGGAAATCGAGGAGCAGACGACCGCGTCGGACGGGCTCCAATGCGCGCATCTTTTCGTCACCGAGCGTGCCAGACTGGAACGCGAGCTCGCTGCATTGCGGCCGGTGATGGCGCAGAACGGCTTCATCTGGATTTCGTGGCCAAAAAAGGCGGCGAAAGTGGAGACCGATATCACCGAGGATGTCGTGCGTGCCGTAGCGTTACCGACCGGGCTTGTAGACACCAAGGTGTGCGCCGTCGACGACACATGGTCGGCCCTCAAGCTCGTGATACGAAAGGAAAAACGCGACCCTCCGGAAAACAGCTGA
- a CDS encoding nitroreductase family protein — protein MFDREVLPWQPYPNLTDAERIARARAFNASMQSRRSCRAFSEEPVPREIIEAALATAGSAPNGANRQPWHFCVVSSPEAKCAIRIAAEEEERAFYDGRAGSEWLDALVPLGTGADKPYLETAPWLIVVFAQRRGGPDLDDLKQNYYVTESVGLACGLLLATLHQAGIATLVHTPNPMRFLNRVCRRPDHEKPLMVIVAGHAAPDAVIPAHALDKKTLEQIASWL, from the coding sequence ATGTTCGACCGTGAGGTGCTGCCTTGGCAGCCATATCCCAACCTGACAGATGCCGAACGCATTGCCCGCGCCCGGGCGTTCAACGCCTCGATGCAGTCGCGCCGCAGCTGCCGCGCGTTCAGCGAAGAGCCGGTGCCACGCGAAATAATCGAGGCGGCACTGGCCACGGCCGGCTCCGCCCCGAACGGCGCCAACCGCCAGCCCTGGCACTTCTGCGTGGTCTCTTCTCCCGAAGCGAAATGCGCGATTCGCATCGCCGCCGAGGAAGAGGAGCGCGCCTTTTACGACGGCCGCGCCGGGAGCGAGTGGCTCGACGCGCTGGTTCCGCTCGGCACCGGCGCCGACAAGCCGTATCTCGAGACCGCGCCTTGGCTGATCGTCGTCTTCGCCCAGCGCCGCGGCGGACCCGATCTGGACGACCTCAAGCAGAATTACTATGTCACCGAGAGCGTCGGCCTCGCCTGCGGGCTGCTGCTGGCGACGCTGCACCAGGCGGGGATCGCCACGCTCGTCCACACGCCCAATCCGATGCGCTTCCTCAACCGGGTGTGCCGCCGGCCCGATCATGAAAAGCCGCTGATGGTGATCGTCGCCGGCCATGCCGCGCCCGATGCCGTCATTCCGGCACACGCGCTCGACAAGAAGACGCTGGAGCAGATCGCCAGCTGGCTGTAG
- the bfr gene encoding bacterioferritin, translating to MKGDAKVLEYLNEVLKNELTAINQYWLHYRLLDNWGVKKLAELERHESIDEMKHADKLAERILFLEGLPNFQLLGRLRIGETVEEILRADLAVEVEAIAVLKEAIPHCEAVRDFVSRDLFAYILASEEEHVDTLERQFEMIARMGLENYIQLNSKAEEAS from the coding sequence ATGAAGGGCGACGCGAAAGTCCTCGAATATCTCAACGAGGTGCTCAAGAACGAGCTCACCGCGATCAACCAATATTGGTTGCACTATCGGCTGCTCGACAATTGGGGCGTCAAGAAGCTCGCCGAGCTCGAGCGCCACGAATCGATCGACGAGATGAAGCACGCCGACAAATTGGCGGAGCGCATCCTGTTTCTCGAAGGGCTTCCCAACTTCCAGTTGCTCGGGCGGCTGCGCATCGGCGAGACCGTCGAGGAGATCCTCCGCGCCGACCTCGCGGTCGAGGTCGAGGCGATCGCCGTGCTCAAGGAAGCGATCCCGCATTGCGAGGCAGTGCGCGACTTCGTCAGCCGTGATCTGTTCGCCTATATCCTCGCCAGCGAGGAAGAGCATGTCGACACGCTCGAGCGCCAGTTCGAGATGATCGCGCGGATGGGGCTGGAAAACTACATCCAGCTCAACAGCAAGGCCGAAGAAGCGAGCTAG
- the purL gene encoding phosphoribosylformylglycinamidine synthase subunit PurL — MTQITPEIVAEHGLSPEEYARVLHAMGREPNLTELGIFSVMWSEHCSYKSSRIHLKKLPTTGPQVICGPGENAGVVDIGDGQAAIFKMESHNHPSYIEPYQGAATGVGGILRDVFTMGARPVANMNALRFGRPDHPKMRHLIAGVVHGIGGYGNCVGVPTVGGEVNFHPAYDGNILVNAMTVGVADQDKIFYSAASGIGNSIVYVGSKTGRDGIHGATMASADFGEDSEEKRPTVQVGDPFTEKLLIEACLELMASDAIVAIQDMGAAGLTSSSVEMASKGGVGIELIMDDVPQRETGMTPYEMMLSESQERMLMVLKPGREDFAEAIFRKWELDFAVIGHVTDTGRMVLKWKGEVVADIPLAPLADDAPLYDRPHVPTPKRAPLTDLPESKDPAADLVKLMGSPDIASRRWIWEQYDHMVGADTVQRPGGDAAVVRVHGTQKGLAITTDCTPRYCFADPVEGGRQAVAEAWRNLTSVGANPLAVTNCLNFANPQRPEIMGQIVGCLEGMSEACIALDFPIVSGNVSLYNESKATGGGSAILPTPAIGGLGLLADYTKSCTIGFKGVGDTILAVGERGGDLGQSIWLREIHGREDGPPPPIDLAAERRTGDFIREQIQKGAITACHDVSDGGLAVTVAEMALASGIGALVNEPQPFGIAGSLFGEDQGLYLVTVCDSCLADFMVDAHKADVPADHLGRTIKERVIFELDEGDWTVSLADLRAAHEGFFPALMGDDAALA; from the coding sequence ATGACCCAGATCACGCCTGAGATCGTCGCCGAGCACGGCCTGTCCCCCGAGGAATATGCGCGCGTCCTGCACGCGATGGGCCGCGAGCCCAATCTGACCGAATTGGGCATCTTCAGCGTGATGTGGTCCGAGCATTGCAGCTACAAATCGAGCCGCATCCATTTGAAGAAGCTGCCGACCACCGGCCCGCAAGTGATCTGCGGCCCGGGCGAGAATGCCGGCGTGGTCGATATCGGCGACGGGCAGGCGGCGATCTTCAAGATGGAGAGCCACAACCACCCCTCGTATATCGAGCCCTATCAGGGCGCGGCGACGGGCGTCGGCGGGATCCTGCGCGACGTGTTCACGATGGGCGCGCGGCCGGTGGCCAACATGAACGCGCTGCGTTTCGGGCGGCCCGATCATCCCAAGATGCGCCATCTGATCGCCGGCGTGGTCCACGGCATCGGCGGCTATGGCAATTGCGTCGGCGTGCCGACGGTGGGCGGCGAAGTGAACTTCCACCCGGCCTATGACGGCAACATCCTCGTCAACGCGATGACCGTCGGCGTCGCCGATCAGGACAAGATCTTCTATTCGGCCGCCTCCGGCATCGGCAATTCGATCGTCTATGTCGGCTCCAAGACCGGCCGCGACGGCATTCACGGCGCAACGATGGCGAGCGCGGACTTCGGCGAGGATTCGGAAGAGAAGCGCCCCACCGTCCAGGTCGGCGACCCGTTCACCGAGAAGTTGCTGATCGAGGCGTGCCTCGAGCTGATGGCCAGCGACGCGATCGTCGCGATCCAGGACATGGGCGCCGCGGGCCTGACCTCCTCTTCGGTCGAGATGGCGAGCAAGGGCGGCGTCGGCATTGAGTTGATCATGGACGACGTGCCGCAGCGCGAAACCGGCATGACTCCGTACGAGATGATGCTGAGCGAGAGCCAGGAGCGCATGCTGATGGTCCTCAAGCCCGGCCGCGAGGATTTCGCCGAGGCGATCTTCCGCAAATGGGAGCTGGATTTCGCAGTGATCGGCCATGTCACCGATACCGGCCGGATGGTGCTAAAATGGAAGGGCGAGGTCGTCGCCGACATTCCACTGGCCCCGCTCGCCGACGACGCACCGCTTTATGATCGCCCGCACGTGCCGACCCCGAAGCGCGCGCCGCTGACCGACCTGCCCGAAAGCAAGGATCCGGCCGCGGACCTGGTCAAGCTGATGGGCTCGCCCGACATCGCCAGCCGCCGCTGGATCTGGGAGCAATATGACCACATGGTCGGTGCCGACACCGTCCAGCGCCCGGGCGGCGACGCCGCTGTGGTCCGCGTCCATGGCACGCAAAAGGGCCTCGCGATCACCACCGACTGCACCCCGCGTTATTGCTTTGCCGATCCTGTCGAGGGCGGCCGCCAGGCAGTTGCGGAGGCATGGCGGAACCTGACTTCGGTCGGCGCCAATCCGCTCGCGGTGACCAACTGCCTCAACTTCGCCAATCCGCAGCGCCCCGAGATCATGGGTCAGATCGTCGGCTGCCTCGAAGGCATGTCGGAGGCGTGCATCGCGCTCGACTTCCCGATCGTCTCGGGCAATGTCAGCCTCTACAACGAGAGCAAGGCCACCGGCGGCGGCAGCGCGATCCTCCCCACCCCGGCGATCGGCGGGCTCGGGCTGCTTGCCGACTATACCAAAAGCTGCACGATCGGCTTCAAAGGCGTCGGGGACACGATCCTCGCGGTCGGCGAACGCGGCGGCGATCTCGGCCAGTCGATCTGGCTGCGCGAAATCCACGGTCGCGAGGACGGCCCCCCGCCCCCGATCGATCTCGCCGCCGAACGCCGCACCGGCGACTTCATCCGCGAACAGATCCAGAAGGGCGCGATCACTGCCTGCCACGACGTCTCCGACGGTGGGCTCGCCGTGACGGTCGCCGAAATGGCGCTGGCCTCGGGGATCGGCGCGCTGGTCAACGAGCCACAGCCCTTCGGCATCGCCGGATCGCTGTTCGGCGAGGACCAGGGACTCTACCTCGTCACCGTGTGCGATTCGTGCCTCGCCGACTTCATGGTAGACGCGCACAAGGCCGACGTTCCCGCCGACCATCTCGGCCGGACGATCAAGGAACGCGTGATCTTCGAGCTCGACGAAGGCGACTGGACGGTATCGCTCGCCGATCTCCGGGCCGCGCACGAAGGCTTCTTCCCGGCACTGATGGGCGACGACGCGGCGCTCGCCTGA
- a CDS encoding tetratricopeptide repeat protein yields MALPPGTTDEAFLREVDEEYRRDQAMQIFRRYGRLIIGAVVVALLAFAGWLYWQHHNQSQAGKQGEEYDAAMRLVEQNQADKALPALNKIATSSGEGYAVLARLAQGNLLLQKNDAKGAAAKFAEVANDAKVEQPYRDLALLRQTVAEYDSLKPQVVIDRLKGLANPNSPWLGTAGELVAAAYLKAGNRAEAGRLYGQIAQGGEKVPESIRQRAVQLAGVLGVDAIDQSKETKAK; encoded by the coding sequence TTGGCGCTTCCTCCCGGTACCACTGACGAAGCCTTTCTGCGCGAAGTCGACGAGGAGTATCGCCGCGATCAGGCGATGCAGATCTTCCGGCGCTACGGCCGGCTGATCATCGGCGCCGTGGTGGTCGCGTTGCTCGCATTCGCGGGCTGGCTCTATTGGCAGCATCATAATCAGAGCCAGGCCGGCAAGCAGGGCGAGGAATATGACGCTGCGATGCGGCTGGTCGAGCAGAACCAGGCGGACAAGGCGCTGCCCGCGCTGAACAAGATCGCGACGAGCAGCGGCGAGGGCTATGCCGTCCTGGCGCGGTTGGCCCAGGGCAATCTGCTGCTCCAGAAGAACGATGCCAAGGGCGCCGCCGCGAAGTTCGCCGAAGTGGCGAACGACGCCAAGGTCGAGCAGCCCTATCGCGACCTCGCGCTGCTTCGCCAGACAGTCGCCGAATATGACAGCCTCAAGCCGCAGGTCGTGATCGACCGCCTGAAGGGGTTGGCCAATCCCAATTCGCCGTGGCTCGGCACCGCCGGCGAGCTCGTCGCCGCGGCATATCTCAAGGCGGGCAATCGCGCCGAGGCGGGCCGGCTCTACGGACAGATCGCACAGGGCGGCGAGAAGGTCCCCGAATCGATCCGTCAACGTGCGGTTCAGCTGGCCGGCGTACTCGGTGTCGACGCCATCGATCAGTCGAAGGAAACCAAGGCTAAATGA
- the panB gene encoding 3-methyl-2-oxobutanoate hydroxymethyltransferase has translation MSTYTLDTGTSRANPTPSPMKRLTIPAIRNRKGKDPVVMLTAYTTRMAQLLDPHCDVLLVGDSLGQVIYGLPSTLPVTLDMMIAHGAAVVRGSYHSLVIVDMPFGSYEASPERAFESAARVLAETGAAGVKLEGGTAIAPVVEFLTRRGIPVMGHIGLTPQSVNALGGYGARGRSNAEHAQILDDARAIADAGAFGMVAEGVVEGLANEITAAVPVPVIGIGASAQCDGQVLVTEDMLGLFERTPRFVKRYDDLAGRISAAVETYAAEVRARDFPGAEQVYPARG, from the coding sequence ATGTCCACCTACACGCTCGACACCGGCACCAGCCGCGCCAATCCCACGCCGTCGCCGATGAAGCGGCTCACCATTCCCGCGATCCGCAACCGCAAGGGCAAGGATCCGGTGGTGATGCTCACCGCCTACACCACCCGGATGGCGCAGTTGCTCGATCCGCATTGCGATGTCCTGCTGGTCGGCGACAGCCTCGGGCAGGTGATCTACGGCCTGCCGTCGACCTTGCCGGTGACGCTGGACATGATGATCGCGCATGGCGCCGCGGTGGTGCGCGGCAGCTATCATTCGCTGGTGATCGTCGACATGCCCTTCGGCAGCTACGAAGCGAGTCCCGAGCGCGCCTTCGAATCGGCCGCGCGCGTGCTCGCCGAGACCGGCGCGGCGGGGGTGAAGCTCGAGGGCGGCACCGCGATCGCGCCGGTGGTCGAATTCCTCACCCGCCGGGGCATTCCGGTGATGGGTCATATCGGCCTCACCCCGCAATCGGTGAACGCGCTCGGCGGCTATGGCGCGCGCGGGCGCAGCAATGCCGAGCATGCCCAGATCCTCGACGATGCCCGGGCGATCGCCGATGCCGGGGCGTTCGGCATGGTCGCCGAAGGGGTGGTCGAGGGGCTTGCCAATGAGATCACCGCTGCGGTGCCGGTTCCCGTGATCGGCATCGGCGCCTCGGCGCAATGCGACGGGCAGGTGCTGGTGACCGAGGACATGCTGGGCCTGTTCGAGCGGACTCCGCGCTTCGTGAAGCGCTACGACGATCTCGCCGGCCGCATTTCCGCCGCGGTTGAGACCTATGCCGCCGAAGTCCGGGCGCGGGACTTCCCGGGCGCAGAACAGGTCTATCCGGCGCGCGGCTGA
- a CDS encoding Hpt domain-containing protein gives MDVTIGNDPLVNWQSYQQARSELGANFVRILGYFREDGIKSVDRIEDAMRSHNATAMVIPAHTLKGEARQFGADPLADLAETIEMIARGCIERRETPTEALEHVVKLRPLFETTLDMLEREANPLVARKPAAAFGRRPVL, from the coding sequence ATGGACGTGACGATCGGCAATGATCCGCTGGTGAACTGGCAAAGCTACCAGCAAGCGCGCTCCGAGCTCGGTGCCAATTTCGTGCGCATTCTTGGCTATTTTCGCGAGGACGGCATCAAATCGGTCGATCGCATCGAAGACGCGATGCGGTCGCACAATGCCACTGCGATGGTGATCCCGGCGCATACCCTCAAAGGCGAAGCGCGCCAGTTCGGCGCCGATCCGCTGGCCGATCTGGCCGAGACGATCGAAATGATCGCGCGCGGTTGCATCGAACGCCGCGAGACGCCGACCGAGGCGCTAGAACATGTCGTGAAGTTGCGCCCTTTGTTCGAGACCACACTCGACATGCTCGAACGCGAGGCAAACCCCCTCGTCGCGCGCAAACCCGCCGCAGCATTCGGCCGGCGTCCGGTTCTTTAA
- a CDS encoding outer membrane protein assembly factor BamB family protein, translated as MNNKVRVAAALAALAMVSGCGIFKGGGKKTPVLGERVPILVSESDVVADKTLAGVEVLLPEAAANDGWRQPGGNAAKSMGHLALGASPTRIWSKDVAKPSKKERLAASPVVSENKLYVIDTDGVVHAMAADTGAELWRTATTDGKGNESARFGGGVSVEGERAFASNGLGDVVALNVADGTVVWRKRPGGPLRGAPTLANGNAYVVTQDNQLFALSQDTGEISWTVSASLESQGVFGVAAPASAQGTVIAGFSSGELNAYRYENGRSLWDVVLSRTSMSTSVSSLSDIDAEPVIDQGRVYAIGQGGRMVAMDIASGNPLWEQTIAGISTPWAAGEWLFVVTDDARLLAIARGTGKIRWISQLRHYRNEKKMKNPISWVGPVLAGGRLVLGNSEGEIVFASPADGSVISTMDVKEAITLPITVANNTLYVLDDKGRLSAYR; from the coding sequence ATGAATAACAAGGTGAGGGTGGCTGCCGCTCTCGCGGCGCTCGCGATGGTGAGCGGCTGCGGGATCTTCAAAGGCGGCGGCAAGAAAACCCCCGTGCTCGGCGAGCGCGTGCCGATCCTCGTTTCGGAAAGCGATGTCGTCGCCGACAAGACGCTGGCCGGCGTCGAGGTGCTGTTGCCCGAGGCTGCGGCGAACGATGGCTGGCGCCAGCCCGGCGGCAATGCCGCCAAGTCGATGGGGCACCTCGCGCTCGGCGCAAGCCCGACGCGGATCTGGTCGAAGGACGTCGCCAAGCCCTCGAAGAAAGAGCGGCTCGCCGCGTCGCCGGTGGTTTCCGAAAACAAGCTGTATGTGATCGACACCGATGGCGTCGTCCACGCCATGGCGGCGGACACCGGCGCCGAATTGTGGCGCACTGCGACCACCGACGGGAAGGGCAATGAAAGCGCGCGCTTCGGCGGCGGCGTCAGCGTCGAGGGCGAACGCGCCTTTGCCAGCAACGGCCTCGGCGATGTCGTCGCGCTCAACGTCGCCGATGGCACGGTGGTCTGGCGCAAGCGCCCGGGCGGGCCGCTGCGCGGCGCGCCGACGCTCGCCAATGGCAATGCCTATGTCGTGACTCAGGACAATCAGCTGTTCGCGCTCTCGCAGGACACCGGCGAGATCAGCTGGACCGTCTCGGCGAGCCTCGAATCGCAGGGCGTGTTCGGCGTCGCCGCGCCCGCCTCGGCACAGGGCACCGTCATCGCTGGCTTCTCGTCGGGCGAACTCAATGCCTATCGCTACGAGAATGGCCGTTCGCTGTGGGACGTCGTCCTGTCGCGCACCTCGATGTCAACTTCGGTGTCTTCATTGTCCGACATCGACGCCGAGCCGGTGATCGATCAGGGCCGGGTCTATGCGATCGGGCAGGGCGGCCGCATGGTCGCGATGGACATCGCCAGCGGCAATCCTTTGTGGGAACAGACCATCGCCGGAATCTCGACGCCGTGGGCGGCGGGCGAATGGCTGTTCGTCGTCACCGACGATGCCCGGCTGCTCGCGATCGCGCGCGGCACCGGCAAGATCCGCTGGATCTCGCAGCTGCGCCACTATCGCAACGAGAAGAAGATGAAGAACCCGATCAGCTGGGTCGGCCCGGTGCTCGCCGGGGGCCGCCTCGTGCTCGGCAACAGCGAAGGCGAGATCGTCTTCGCCTCGCCGGCCGATGGCAGCGTGATCTCGACGATGGACGTCAAAGAAGCGATCACGCTCCCTATCACGGTGGCGAACAACACGCTCTACGTCCTCGACGACAAGGGCCGGCTGTCGGCGTATCGGTAA
- a CDS encoding DUF418 domain-containing protein, translated as MDAAPPPHDARGPGRLPALDVVRGVAVLGILLLNIVSFGLPEAAYLNPRAYGGWHGADLAAWLVNFVLFDGKMRGLFSFLFGASMLLVIERAEASGENAAKVHYRRMLWLLAFGLAHLWLIWHGDILTHYALVGMAAFALRNLPTGRMLVLGVMLVAASTVLFATIPLMVHHLQCCASGPAQAAEYARDLQGFARSMGVPSAADLARELALYRGDYRSIVGVRLGEHVGTPLILLWFYGPETLAYMLFGMAAFRSGLLRGEWPRYRYRRWLLICWGVALPAFVGLAFYLVREQFNLLPVVLVWVLTVPLRPPMIVGWACLILLLARPGGTFTERLAAAGRMAFTNYLATSLICTSLFYGYGLGWFGHLSRWQLYPVVLAIWAMILLWSKPWLARFRFGPLEWVWRSLARGRWQSFRGAASV; from the coding sequence ATGGATGCGGCCCCGCCCCCCCACGATGCGCGCGGCCCGGGCCGCCTCCCCGCGCTGGACGTGGTCCGCGGCGTCGCAGTGCTCGGCATCCTGCTGCTCAATATCGTCAGCTTCGGCCTGCCCGAGGCCGCCTATCTCAACCCGCGCGCTTATGGCGGCTGGCACGGCGCCGATCTGGCGGCGTGGTTGGTCAATTTCGTGCTCTTCGACGGCAAGATGCGCGGGCTGTTCTCGTTCCTGTTCGGCGCCTCGATGCTGCTCGTGATCGAGCGCGCGGAGGCGAGTGGGGAAAACGCGGCCAAGGTCCATTACCGGCGGATGCTGTGGCTGCTCGCCTTCGGGCTCGCGCATCTCTGGCTGATCTGGCACGGCGACATCCTCACCCATTATGCTTTGGTGGGGATGGCCGCCTTTGCGCTGCGCAATCTGCCAACCGGGCGGATGCTGGTACTGGGCGTGATGCTCGTCGCCGCCAGCACGGTGCTGTTCGCCACGATCCCGCTGATGGTCCATCACCTCCAATGCTGTGCGTCCGGTCCGGCGCAGGCAGCGGAGTATGCACGCGACCTGCAAGGCTTCGCGCGGAGCATGGGCGTGCCTTCGGCAGCCGATCTGGCACGCGAGCTGGCGCTATATCGCGGCGACTATCGCAGTATCGTCGGGGTGCGCCTCGGAGAGCATGTGGGTACGCCGCTGATCCTGCTCTGGTTCTATGGCCCGGAGACATTGGCCTATATGCTGTTCGGGATGGCGGCGTTCAGGAGCGGGTTGCTGCGCGGCGAATGGCCGCGCTACCGCTACCGGCGATGGCTGCTGATCTGCTGGGGCGTCGCCCTGCCCGCTTTCGTCGGCCTCGCTTTCTATCTCGTGCGGGAGCAGTTCAACCTGCTTCCGGTAGTGCTGGTCTGGGTGCTCACCGTGCCGCTACGCCCGCCGATGATCGTCGGCTGGGCCTGCCTGATCCTGTTGCTCGCCAGGCCCGGCGGCACGTTCACCGAACGGCTGGCGGCAGCGGGACGGATGGCGTTCACCAACTATCTCGCGACCAGCCTGATCTGCACCAGCTTGTTCTACGGCTACGGCCTCGGCTGGTTCGGGCATCTGTCACGCTGGCAGCTCTATCCGGTGGTGCTGGCGATCTGGGCGATGATATTGCTGTGGTCGAAGCCGTGGCTCGCCCGCTTCCGATTCGGGCCGCTCGAATGGGTTTGGCGCAGCCTCGCGCGGGGACGATGGCAGAGCTTTCGCGGTGCAGCCTCCGTATAA
- a CDS encoding (2Fe-2S)-binding protein — MVVCVCNAIREHDVREAARSGATSACQAYRALGRSPKCGQCVPFAREIINSERAAA; from the coding sequence ATGGTCGTCTGCGTTTGCAATGCAATCCGGGAACACGATGTGCGCGAAGCGGCACGCAGTGGCGCGACCAGCGCCTGCCAGGCCTATCGCGCGCTCGGACGCAGCCCCAAATGCGGGCAATGCGTGCCGTTCGCGCGTGAGATCATCAATTCGGAACGCGCGGCTGCGTAG
- the der gene encoding ribosome biogenesis GTPase Der has protein sequence MPLPTVAIIGRPNVGKSTLFNRLVGKRIALVDDQPGVTRDRREGEANLLGLEFRVMDTAGYEDDDAATLPGRMRAQTEAAVRESDVSLFMIDARAGITPLDEEIARWLRSTDRPVVLMANKAEGKAGETGIIEAMALGLGDPIPFSAEHGEGVVDLFEALLPHVERDEEEAAEDSEAPDAPLKLAIVGRPNAGKSTLVNKLLREDRMITGPEAGITRDSISVDWQWPDAEGNLRAVRLIDTAGMRKRAKIEEKLEKLSVMDAMRAVDFAEVVVLLLDATRGLEVQDLKIADRVLQEGRALVIALNKWDVAENASSLFNGVKGALDEGLAQVKGVPLLTVSAETGKGLDMLMQVAFETRDAWSRRVSTGQLNRWFERAIETNPPPAPGGKRIKPRYVTQNKSRPPSFVLFGTRVDLLPVSYQRYLINGLRKEFDFGAVPVRLTLRASKNPFDRDKHT, from the coding sequence ATGCCCCTTCCCACCGTCGCCATCATCGGACGCCCGAATGTCGGCAAGTCGACCTTGTTCAACCGGCTGGTCGGCAAGCGCATCGCTCTGGTCGACGATCAGCCCGGCGTGACTCGCGATCGCCGCGAAGGCGAGGCCAATTTGCTCGGGCTCGAATTCCGCGTGATGGACACCGCTGGCTATGAGGACGACGACGCCGCGACCTTGCCGGGCAGGATGCGCGCGCAGACCGAGGCAGCGGTGCGCGAGTCCGACGTGTCGTTGTTCATGATCGACGCCCGCGCCGGGATAACCCCGCTCGACGAGGAGATCGCCCGCTGGCTGCGCAGCACCGATCGTCCGGTCGTGCTGATGGCCAACAAGGCCGAGGGCAAAGCCGGCGAGACCGGTATCATCGAGGCGATGGCGCTCGGCCTCGGCGACCCGATCCCTTTCTCCGCCGAGCATGGCGAAGGCGTGGTCGATCTGTTCGAGGCGCTGCTCCCGCATGTCGAGCGCGACGAAGAGGAAGCGGCCGAGGATTCCGAAGCGCCCGATGCGCCGCTCAAGCTGGCGATCGTCGGCCGCCCCAATGCGGGCAAGTCTACTCTCGTCAACAAGCTGCTCCGCGAAGACCGCATGATCACCGGCCCCGAGGCCGGGATCACCCGCGATTCGATTTCGGTCGACTGGCAATGGCCCGATGCGGAAGGCAATCTCCGGGCGGTTCGCCTGATCGACACCGCCGGCATGCGCAAGCGCGCCAAGATCGAGGAGAAGCTCGAAAAGCTCTCGGTGATGGACGCGATGCGCGCAGTCGACTTCGCCGAGGTCGTTGTGTTGCTGCTCGATGCCACCCGGGGACTTGAGGTGCAGGACCTGAAGATCGCCGATCGCGTGCTCCAGGAAGGCCGCGCGCTGGTCATCGCGCTGAACAAATGGGACGTGGCGGAGAACGCCTCGAGCCTGTTCAACGGCGTCAAGGGTGCGCTCGACGAGGGGCTGGCGCAGGTCAAGGGTGTGCCCTTGCTCACCGTTTCGGCCGAGACCGGCAAGGGCCTCGACATGCTGATGCAGGTCGCGTTCGAGACCCGTGACGCCTGGTCGCGCCGCGTCTCGACCGGACAGCTCAACCGCTGGTTCGAGCGCGCGATCGAAACGAACCCGCCACCCGCGCCGGGCGGCAAGCGGATCAAGCCGCGCTACGTCACCCAGAACAAGTCGCGCCCGCCCAGCTTCGTGTTGTTCGGCACGCGCGTCGATCTGCTTCCGGTCAGCTATCAGCGCTATCTGATCAACGGCCTGCGCAAGGAATTCGATTTCGGCGCGGTGCCGGTCCGGCTTACCCTGCGCGCCTCGAAGAACCCGTTCGATCGCGACAAGCACACGTAA